The following is a genomic window from Halobacterium sp. R2-5.
GGCCAGCACGAGCGCGCCTGCGGTGAGGATGTTGTCGACGTTCGCGCCGACGACGCCGGCGACGATGGCGACGATGGCGACGACGCTAATCACGGGGAAGACGTCGACGCCGACCGCCGCGGCCTTCGGCGAGTAGCGGTCGAGGACGTACCGGATCCCGAACCCGAGCACGACCGGGATGATGACGATCTGGACGATGCTCGTGAACATCTCCACGAACGTCACGTCGATGGCCTCTCCGAGGATGAACAGCGTCCACGCGGGCATCACGATGGGCGCTGCGAGCGTCGTCACCGTCGTGATAGCGACCGACAGCGCGACGTCGCCGCGCCCGAGGTACGTCATCACGTTCGACGCCGTCCCCCCGGGCGCCGCGCCGACGAGGATGAGGCCGACGCCGACGGCGTCCGGCAGGTCGAAAATCAGGTAGAGCGCGTACGCCGCCAGCGGCATCACGAGCCACTGCGTGACCGCGCCGATGCCGACGTCGACGGGGCGCTCGACGAGCCGCTGGAAGTCCTCGGGCTGGAGGGTCAGCCCCATCCCGAGCATGATGATGCCGAGCAGGGGGTTGACGTAGTCCAGCACCGGGACGAACGTGTTGGGGTAGACGAGCGCGAGGCCCGCCGCCGCGATCACCCAGACGACGAAGTACTTGCTCGCGACCTGTGCCGTCCGCGAGATTCCACCACTGACACTCATACGCAGACCGCGGCGGTCCGCGGAAAGAAAGCTTCGCCTACTGGCAGTATTGCGGCACGTTCTCACCGACTGGGGCCGCCCGTTCTCAGTCGACGGCAACCGCGGCAGCGTTTGAAGGCGTCCCGGAGTCGAGTACCGAACATGACCGACACTGCCAGCACGCGCGCGCTCGACCGGAGTGACGCCGAGATCGCCCGGGCGACGGAGAAGCGCCCCATCGAGGACGTCGCGTCCGACCTGGGGCTCGGTGCGGACGACTTCGACCGTGTCGGCCGATACAAGGCGAAACTCGCCCACGACGTCGTCGAACGCGCGAGCGACGAGCAGACCGACGGCGACCTCGTGCTCGTGACCGCGATGACGCCGACGCCGCCCGGGGAGGGCAAGACCGTGACGACGATCGGACTCGCCCAGTCGCTCGACGCGGCCGGCGAGCGCAGCGTCGCGGCGATCCGCGAACCGTCGCTCGGCCCGATATTCGGCCTGAAGGGCGGCGCGACGGGCGGCGGCCGCGCGCAGGTCGTCCCGATGGAGGACGTCAACCTCCACTTCACGGGCGACCTCCACGCGATCACGGCCGCCCACAACCTCGTCGCCGCCGCGCTCGACAACCGTCTCTACCGCGGGAACGACCTCGACGTCGACGTCAACGAGGTCGCGTGGCCGCGCGCGCTCGACGTCGACGACCGCGCGCTGCGGAACGTCGTGGTCGGGCTCGGCGGCTCCGGCAACGGCGTCCCGCGAGAGTCCGAGTTCGTCATCACGGCCGCCTCGGAGCTGATGGCGGTGCTCGGGCTCGCCGACGACCTCGCCGACCTCCGCGAGCGCGTCGGCCGCGTCGTCGTCGCCTACGACAGCGACGAGAAGCCGGTCACCGTGGGAGACCTCGGCGTCACCGGCGCCGTCACCGCGCTGCTCCGGGACGCCGTCCGCCCGAACCTCGTCCAGACGCTCTCCGGCACGCCCGCGCTCGTCCACGGCGGCCCGTTCGCGAACATCGCCCACGGGACGAACACGCTCGTCGCGGACCGCGTCGGGCTGTCGCTGGCGGACTTCGTCGTCACGGAGGCCGGCTTCGGCGCTGACCTCGGCGCCGAGAAGTTCTTCGACATCGTCGGCCGCCGGGGCGTTCAGCCGGACGCCGTCGTCCTCGTCGCCACCGTCCGCGCGCTCAAACACCACGGGACCGACGGGGCTGGGGTCGACGGCGAGGACGTCGCGGCGACCCGCGCGGGCTTCCCGAACCTCGACCACCACGTCGGCGTCCTCCGCCGTTTCGGCGCCGAGCCGGTCGTCGCGCTCAACCGGTTCCCGGGGGACACCGACGCCGAGCTGGCGGCCGTCCGCGACCACTGCGAGGACCTCGGTGTCCGCGTCGCCGTCTCGGACGTCTATCGGCGGGGCGCCGAGGGCGGTGCGGAGCTGGCGCGGGCGGTCCGCGAGGCGGCCGCCGAGCCCGGCGACCCGTCCCCGCTCTACGACCTGGACGCGTCGCTCGCGGAGAAAATCGAGACCGTGGCGACGGACGTCTACGGCGCCAGCGGCGTGACGTTCACCGCCGACGCCGAGTCCGACCTCGAGCGGCTCGCCGACCACGGGTTCGGCGACCTCCCGGTGTGCGTCTCGAAAGTCCCCGGGTCGCTGTCCGACGACCCCGACCGGCTCGGCGTTCCCGAGGACTGGTCGCTCACGGTCCGGGCGCTGTACCCGTCCGCGGGCGCCGGGTTCGTCGTCGCGCTGACCGGGGACGTGCTGACGATGCCGGGGCTGCCGTCGGAGCCGGCCGCGGAAGCGATCGACGTCGACGAGGACGGCAACGTCACTGGGCTCTGACCGTCACTCCGCGTCGACGTCCTCGACGCGCTTCCCGAGCGCCTGCGGAATCACGCGGCGCTCGGCGTTCTCGTACTCCTGTTCGAGCTCGCGGCCGTCGAAGAGGCGGTCGAGGAACACCGCCAGTCCGGCCACCTCCGAGTGGGGCTGGTTCGTGACGCCGACGTTCCAGTCCGCGTGCTCGTACACGTCGAAGGGGACTTTCTCCCCGCCGACGACCACGAGCAGCGGCTCGTCCTCGCGGGCGTCGCGAATCTCCCTCTCGACGTCCTGGACGCGCTCGCCGTACATCGTGAGGTGGACGACGACGCCGTCCCAGTCCCGGATGAACGCGTCCAGCTGGTCGGTGAGTTCGACATCGAACGGCCCGCCGAAGCGCTCCGTGATGTCCGCGACCGTCTCCTCGGACTGCCCGGCGTTGCCCGGGAAGACGACGCGGTCCGCGCCGAGCGCGCGCGCCGTCAGCCCGACGTGCGTGGTCATGCGGTCGTCGCGGCCCGGCCGGTGGCCGTACCGCAGCACCGCGACCTCTGG
Proteins encoded in this region:
- a CDS encoding bile acid:sodium symporter family protein, with product MSVSGGISRTAQVASKYFVVWVIAAAGLALVYPNTFVPVLDYVNPLLGIIMLGMGLTLQPEDFQRLVERPVDVGIGAVTQWLVMPLAAYALYLIFDLPDAVGVGLILVGAAPGGTASNVMTYLGRGDVALSVAITTVTTLAAPIVMPAWTLFILGEAIDVTFVEMFTSIVQIVIIPVVLGFGIRYVLDRYSPKAAAVGVDVFPVISVVAIVAIVAGVVGANVDNILTAGALVLAAVVIHNGIGLGAGYGVGRAFGMSEDRVRTTTFEVGLQNSGLAVALAASLFEPAAALIPALFSVWHNVSGPALASYFTWQDDRTADAGAAAAD
- a CDS encoding tRNA (cytidine(56)-2'-O)-methyltransferase translates to MHGEPEVAVLRYGHRPGRDDRMTTHVGLTARALGADRVVFPGNAGQSEETVADITERFGGPFDVELTDQLDAFIRDWDGVVVHLTMYGERVQDVEREIRDAREDEPLLVVVGGEKVPFDVYEHADWNVGVTNQPHSEVAGLAVFLDRLFDGRELEQEYENAERRVIPQALGKRVEDVDAE
- a CDS encoding formate--tetrahydrofolate ligase, which encodes MTDTASTRALDRSDAEIARATEKRPIEDVASDLGLGADDFDRVGRYKAKLAHDVVERASDEQTDGDLVLVTAMTPTPPGEGKTVTTIGLAQSLDAAGERSVAAIREPSLGPIFGLKGGATGGGRAQVVPMEDVNLHFTGDLHAITAAHNLVAAALDNRLYRGNDLDVDVNEVAWPRALDVDDRALRNVVVGLGGSGNGVPRESEFVITAASELMAVLGLADDLADLRERVGRVVVAYDSDEKPVTVGDLGVTGAVTALLRDAVRPNLVQTLSGTPALVHGGPFANIAHGTNTLVADRVGLSLADFVVTEAGFGADLGAEKFFDIVGRRGVQPDAVVLVATVRALKHHGTDGAGVDGEDVAATRAGFPNLDHHVGVLRRFGAEPVVALNRFPGDTDAELAAVRDHCEDLGVRVAVSDVYRRGAEGGAELARAVREAAAEPGDPSPLYDLDASLAEKIETVATDVYGASGVTFTADAESDLERLADHGFGDLPVCVSKVPGSLSDDPDRLGVPEDWSLTVRALYPSAGAGFVVALTGDVLTMPGLPSEPAAEAIDVDEDGNVTGL